A genomic segment from Burkholderia plantarii encodes:
- a CDS encoding helix-turn-helix transcriptional regulator, whose product MFSMLYFPVVSALAASDEDAGSGIAARAVDSILDGEFAAAVQQSGRRLDDSAAGVSAQDLQWHADLQLVLGFDAEAEDAYRRAQRRMRASKAEIRVATCRNAAWQALFRHRIGTALACFARAADEAEAHPARRIEARIGIACALHELGRTREALDALDEVVATSTRWRELVTALRFDLVAQHELRCANALQDHVYWRSAALASPAAYVPAPRIGFAEALQAAAGVRAPLLAARVAYLRDLRNVTGGDRDAIANVCAYLERIREQGFVDYQRAVRLEIALATFVGDAPHVAQSIVEPLHQGVRGSDTGHRQLEYLYCAAKLRETQGRAQESLQWYSRYALVAMQCLREDSHVRTPALDRQPKAAPDDVSARLPAKYRRAYRYVLDNLDRADLSVREIATQIGVTERALQSAFKSCLGLSPSELIRTRRMERIREALIDHADAGDQRVLETARRWGVQSRSTLVTGYRKQFREAPSETLER is encoded by the coding sequence ATGTTTTCGATGCTCTATTTCCCGGTCGTGTCCGCGCTTGCCGCGTCCGACGAGGATGCCGGTTCCGGCATCGCGGCCCGTGCGGTCGATTCGATCCTCGACGGCGAATTCGCCGCCGCCGTGCAGCAGTCGGGCCGCCGTCTCGATGATTCGGCGGCGGGCGTGAGCGCGCAGGATCTGCAGTGGCACGCCGATCTGCAACTGGTGCTCGGCTTCGATGCCGAGGCCGAGGATGCCTACCGCCGCGCGCAGCGCCGGATGCGTGCCTCGAAGGCCGAGATCCGCGTCGCGACCTGCCGCAACGCCGCGTGGCAGGCGCTGTTCCGCCATCGCATCGGCACCGCGCTGGCCTGCTTCGCACGCGCCGCCGACGAGGCCGAGGCGCACCCGGCGCGCCGCATCGAGGCGCGCATCGGCATCGCCTGCGCGTTGCACGAACTGGGCCGCACGCGGGAAGCGCTCGACGCGCTCGACGAAGTGGTGGCCACCAGCACGCGCTGGCGCGAGCTGGTCACCGCGCTGCGCTTCGACCTGGTCGCGCAGCACGAGCTGCGCTGCGCCAACGCGCTGCAGGATCACGTCTACTGGCGCTCGGCCGCGCTGGCGAGCCCGGCCGCCTACGTGCCGGCGCCGCGCATCGGCTTCGCCGAGGCGCTGCAGGCCGCGGCCGGCGTGCGCGCGCCGCTGCTGGCCGCACGCGTGGCCTACCTGCGCGACCTGCGCAACGTGACGGGCGGCGACCGCGACGCGATCGCCAACGTCTGCGCCTATCTCGAACGGATCCGCGAGCAGGGCTTCGTCGACTACCAGCGCGCGGTGCGCCTGGAGATCGCGCTGGCCACCTTCGTCGGCGACGCGCCGCACGTCGCGCAGAGCATCGTCGAGCCGCTGCACCAGGGCGTGCGCGGCTCCGACACCGGCCACCGCCAGCTCGAATATCTCTACTGCGCGGCCAAGCTGCGCGAGACCCAGGGCCGCGCGCAGGAATCGCTGCAGTGGTACAGCCGCTACGCGCTGGTGGCGATGCAGTGCCTGCGCGAGGATTCGCACGTGCGCACGCCGGCGCTCGACCGCCAGCCGAAGGCCGCCCCCGACGACGTCAGCGCGCGGCTGCCGGCCAAGTACCGGCGCGCTTATCGCTACGTGCTCGACAACCTCGACCGCGCCGACCTGTCGGTACGCGAGATCGCCACCCAGATCGGCGTGACCGAGCGCGCGCTGCAGAGCGCGTTCAAGAGCTGCCTGGGCCTCTCGCCGAGCGAGCTGATCCGCACGCGCCGCATGGAGCGCATCCGCGAGGCGCTGATCGACCACGCCGACGCGGGCGACCAGCGCGTGCTCGAAACCGCGCGCCGCTGGGGCGTGCAAAGCCGCTCGACGCTCGTCACCGGCTACCGCAAGCAATTCCGCGAAGCGCCCTCCGAGACGCTCGAGCGCTGA
- the sctC gene encoding type III secretion system outer membrane ring subunit SctC: protein MRVKQLAAAACLAAAILACLPGAADAAPVRWRSATVHVQLDGKDLKDVLRDFAASQGIAASIAQNVQGTVTGRFDLSPQRFLDTLASTFGFIWFYDGNVLSISSSNDVTRQVLQLDHSEIGALRSTLKQIGLDDPRFPLSYDSTSGTVLVSGPAQYVQMIADVAARLDATTGHRSGSVIRIYKLKNAWATDHSVQVDGSSVSVPGVATILANMYSVKSGSGGGQPSSAPNMQRVQSMNDVSGSSTGSIGGGGNGSQPPPLPPSMMGSQSVGSAGQAFGGAYDNSGGGGYTRRRRGGGGGGFGDLNSNDVAVTDGSDGLPVIQPDPITNSVLIRDTPDRVGQYEDLIRQLDVRPQIVEIQAHIIEMDDTTLQQIGVDWHAHSSHLDFQTGNGQTAQNSFSTGQLNPTFGSAQQAGPGNTIVSATPTGAAISAVVGGAGRYLLASVNALQSNSKAKIDATPLVATLDNVEATMDNTTKFYVRVQGYTSADLYSVSTGVSLRVLPLIVRDKDGTRIKLSVHIENGSLTQQQVDNIPVITTSQINTQAFVGEGDSLLIAGFTTDKTTNGVTGVPFLSKIPLLGALFRDNSNEHDHNETVFLLTPRIIDAGS from the coding sequence ATGAGAGTGAAGCAGCTTGCTGCCGCCGCGTGCCTCGCGGCGGCGATCCTCGCCTGCCTGCCCGGCGCGGCCGACGCGGCTCCCGTGCGCTGGCGCAGCGCCACCGTCCACGTCCAGCTCGACGGCAAGGATCTGAAGGACGTGCTGCGCGATTTCGCGGCCAGCCAGGGCATCGCGGCCTCGATCGCGCAGAACGTGCAGGGCACCGTGACGGGGCGCTTCGACCTGTCGCCGCAGCGGTTCCTCGATACGCTCGCCTCGACTTTCGGCTTCATCTGGTTCTACGACGGCAACGTGCTGTCGATCAGCAGTTCCAATGACGTGACGCGGCAGGTGCTGCAGCTCGACCACAGCGAGATCGGCGCGCTGCGCTCGACGCTCAAGCAGATCGGCCTCGACGATCCGCGCTTCCCGCTCAGCTACGATTCGACCTCGGGCACCGTGCTGGTGAGCGGCCCCGCGCAATACGTGCAGATGATCGCCGACGTGGCCGCGCGGCTCGACGCCACCACCGGCCATCGCTCGGGCTCGGTGATCCGCATCTACAAGCTCAAGAACGCCTGGGCCACCGACCACAGCGTGCAGGTGGACGGCAGCAGCGTGAGCGTGCCGGGCGTGGCCACCATCCTCGCCAACATGTACAGCGTGAAGTCGGGCTCCGGCGGCGGCCAGCCGAGCAGCGCGCCGAACATGCAGCGCGTGCAGTCGATGAACGACGTGTCGGGCTCGTCGACCGGTTCGATCGGCGGCGGCGGCAACGGCTCGCAGCCGCCGCCGCTGCCGCCCTCGATGATGGGCTCGCAATCGGTGGGCAGCGCGGGCCAGGCGTTCGGCGGCGCCTATGACAACAGCGGCGGCGGCGGTTACACGCGGCGCCGGCGCGGCGGTGGCGGCGGCGGCTTCGGCGACCTGAACAGCAACGACGTGGCGGTGACCGACGGCAGCGACGGCCTGCCGGTGATCCAGCCGGACCCGATCACCAACTCGGTGCTGATCCGCGACACGCCGGACCGCGTCGGCCAGTACGAGGACCTGATCCGGCAGCTCGACGTGCGCCCGCAGATCGTCGAGATCCAGGCGCACATCATCGAGATGGACGACACCACGCTGCAGCAGATCGGGGTGGACTGGCACGCGCACAGCAGCCATCTCGACTTCCAGACCGGCAACGGGCAGACCGCGCAGAATTCGTTCTCCACCGGCCAGCTGAACCCGACCTTCGGCTCGGCGCAGCAGGCCGGCCCGGGCAACACCATCGTCAGCGCCACGCCCACCGGCGCCGCGATCTCGGCCGTGGTGGGCGGTGCCGGGCGCTACCTGCTGGCCAGCGTGAACGCGCTGCAGTCCAACTCGAAGGCGAAGATCGACGCGACCCCGCTGGTCGCGACGCTCGACAACGTCGAGGCCACCATGGACAACACCACCAAGTTCTACGTGCGGGTGCAGGGCTACACCTCGGCGGACCTCTACAGCGTGTCCACCGGCGTGTCGCTGCGCGTGCTGCCGCTGATCGTGCGTGACAAGGACGGCACGCGCATCAAGCTCAGCGTCCATATCGAGAACGGTTCGCTGACCCAGCAGCAGGTGGACAACATCCCGGTGATCACGACCAGCCAGATCAACACGCAGGCCTTCGTCGGCGAGGGCGACAGCCTGCTGATCGCCGGCTTCACGACCGACAAGACCACCAACGGCGTGACGGGCGTGCCGTTCCTGTCGAAGATCCCGCTGCTCGGCGCGCTGTTCCGCGACAACAGCAACGAGCACGATCACAACGAAACCGTGTTCCTGCTGACGCCGCGCATCATCGACGCCGGCAGCTGA
- a CDS encoding phage tail tip lysozyme, with amino-acid sequence MSVMISNATQPPGLDALSSSDPLGGADSASSSQMNQIMQMIMQIIQEMAQMAQLLKMAADQGNGSGLGNGGGGGGGGGGFPMAQNLAAAPAGGGGGGGGGGIPAAAGAGAGAGAGSPVDASSGTTGAGSGTPITSLGGDNANQIASALKDAGYNNTAIAGILGNLQQESGLQPDINQGGATGGPSSNNADDNAHGYGLAQWGGSRKEALEQFAQQQGKPVTDLGTQVQFMIQEANNMPGLKDAMNSAGSPQAAAATWCRQFEGATDPEMQNRNQYAAQFAQQLGA; translated from the coding sequence ATGTCGGTGATGATTTCAAACGCCACCCAACCGCCGGGGCTCGACGCGCTTTCGTCGAGCGATCCGCTGGGTGGTGCGGATAGCGCCAGCAGTTCGCAGATGAACCAGATCATGCAGATGATCATGCAGATCATCCAGGAGATGGCCCAGATGGCCCAGCTGCTGAAGATGGCCGCGGATCAGGGCAATGGCTCCGGGCTTGGCAATGGTGGCGGTGGAGGCGGCGGAGGCGGCGGTTTCCCGATGGCGCAGAACCTGGCGGCGGCCCCGGCCGGTGGCGGAGGCGGCGGTGGTGGCGGCGGTATTCCGGCGGCCGCCGGCGCGGGTGCCGGCGCCGGCGCCGGTTCGCCGGTCGACGCCTCGTCGGGCACCACGGGCGCCGGCAGCGGCACGCCGATCACGAGCCTCGGCGGCGACAACGCGAACCAGATCGCCAGCGCGCTGAAGGACGCGGGCTACAACAACACCGCGATCGCCGGGATCCTCGGCAACCTGCAGCAGGAAAGCGGCCTGCAGCCCGACATCAACCAGGGCGGAGCGACCGGCGGCCCGTCGTCGAACAACGCCGACGACAACGCGCACGGCTACGGCCTCGCGCAGTGGGGCGGCTCGCGCAAGGAAGCGCTCGAGCAGTTCGCGCAGCAGCAGGGCAAGCCGGTCACCGATCTCGGCACCCAGGTGCAGTTCATGATCCAGGAAGCCAACAACATGCCGGGTCTGAAGGACGCGATGAACAGCGCCGGCTCCCCGCAGGCCGCCGCGGCGACCTGGTGCCGGCAGTTCGAAGGCGCGACCGATCCGGAAATGCAGAACCGCAACCAGTACGCGGCGCAGTTCGCGCAGCAGCTGGGCGCGTAG
- a CDS encoding response regulator transcription factor, which yields MILVDAATGIDGTRTVFARRAFYGGRRAPLLVVGTFTDRDSLERAFDAGADDVVLAPFDRNELAARAFRAMRRVEAEPAPRDEQRVTLGAYTLDQQASTVQIAGRTVRVTTREFAIAWLLFSRAGEYVTRRQLAGAIWGSTEDIVGRRLEQHIYKLRRKLELTGESGVALRTMYAHGYRIEQTDGMAIDAGAGPHELADTQLDSLGVRAEAPATCAPQARSTGLTLPADRANVVAPGAGATVHARHSLTASLAQPWASYANPWHIGATMIAKAVHDDGAAADHQIRMPTLSGSRGDG from the coding sequence GTGATCCTGGTCGACGCCGCCACCGGCATCGACGGCACGCGCACCGTATTCGCGCGCCGCGCGTTCTACGGCGGCCGACGGGCGCCGCTGCTGGTGGTCGGTACGTTTACCGATCGCGACAGCCTGGAGCGCGCCTTCGACGCGGGCGCCGACGACGTGGTGCTCGCCCCGTTCGACCGCAACGAGCTGGCGGCCCGCGCGTTCCGCGCCATGCGCCGCGTGGAGGCCGAACCCGCCCCGCGCGACGAGCAGCGCGTCACGCTCGGCGCCTATACGCTCGACCAGCAGGCCAGCACCGTGCAGATCGCGGGCCGCACCGTGCGCGTGACCACGCGCGAGTTCGCGATCGCCTGGCTGCTGTTCTCGCGGGCCGGTGAATACGTCACGCGCCGCCAGCTGGCGGGCGCGATCTGGGGCAGCACGGAGGATATCGTCGGCCGGCGGCTGGAGCAGCATATCTACAAGCTGCGCCGCAAGCTGGAACTGACGGGAGAGTCCGGCGTCGCGCTTCGCACGATGTATGCGCACGGCTACCGGATCGAACAGACCGACGGCATGGCGATCGACGCAGGAGCCGGTCCGCACGAGCTCGCCGACACGCAGCTCGACAGTCTGGGCGTGCGCGCCGAAGCGCCCGCCACCTGCGCACCGCAAGCGCGCAGCACGGGGCTGACTTTGCCCGCCGATCGCGCAAACGTTGTCGCGCCCGGCGCGGGGGCCACGGTGCATGCGCGCCACAGCCTCACGGCCTCGCTCGCGCAGCCCTGGGCCTCGTATGCCAACCCGTGGCACATCGGCGCCACCATGATCGCGAAGGCCGTTCACGACGACGGCGCCGCGGCCGATCACCAGATCCGCATGCCGACGCTGTCTGGCTCGCGCGGCGACGGTTGA
- a CDS encoding DUF3455 domain-containing protein, producing the protein MTRDAALHGGAPRGPRSRAALGAGALALLAALAGCATPPPGPPDAAVPDALRGATPEQWQETLNAGGDEVYRCRRVAALDAGAPGEAAGQTLRWRAYGPEATLVDAHGHNVGSIVPGRYFLSYDGSFAVAGTETATIVDANALPWVRYQVHASTNARDGSGGRMTNISTVVRINTRGGLPASDRCRLEGATLYVPYFATYLLYRRAALAQ; encoded by the coding sequence ATGACGCGCGATGCCGCGCTTCATGGTGGAGCCCCCCGTGGCCCGCGTTCGCGCGCGGCGCTCGGCGCCGGCGCGCTCGCGCTGCTGGCCGCGCTGGCCGGCTGCGCCACGCCGCCGCCCGGCCCGCCCGACGCGGCCGTGCCCGACGCGCTGCGCGGCGCGACGCCCGAGCAATGGCAGGAAACGCTGAACGCCGGCGGCGACGAGGTCTACCGCTGCCGCCGCGTGGCGGCGCTCGACGCCGGCGCGCCGGGCGAAGCGGCCGGCCAGACATTGCGCTGGCGCGCCTACGGCCCCGAAGCCACGCTGGTGGATGCCCACGGCCACAACGTCGGCTCGATCGTGCCGGGCCGCTACTTCCTCTCCTACGACGGCAGCTTCGCCGTCGCCGGCACCGAGACCGCCACCATCGTCGACGCGAACGCGCTGCCGTGGGTGCGCTACCAGGTCCACGCCAGCACCAACGCGCGCGACGGCAGCGGTGGCCGCATGACGAACATCAGCACGGTGGTGCGCATCAACACGCGCGGCGGCCTGCCGGCCAGCGACCGCTGCCGCCTCGAAGGCGCCACGCTGTATGTGCCGTACTTCGCGACCTATCTGTTATATCGCCGCGCCGCGCTCGCCCAATAA
- a CDS encoding type III effector HrpK domain-containing protein has translation MTGVADPSSSLQAGMQQLEQIDSQLQQMVRALVSSAQQQDAGGASGSSDAAPSGGLQMPQTDAASLPQDGTPGGTDATGAGAGAGAASGAATDDGKYAALDSYSQANDQSDLSKWADLAPPDQGASLERPLAAMQILSGKAGPDGQPPTDAQKAAAMQFVNDNPSLKTALQNTGALKSDGTVDTKKMDKFMGQVSTNLDQADSDIKDYMKKHPDADADSVNVERSAGLLKAYNAIAGESEGHKSHGKNGNNYTNGGKSGGGLTTQKQIQDLQNDAGFSSSLKAAAQAFGSDGGFDDLDRSGDDKATNKRDQIYSTNNIDNFLKKDAPTTQAGSQQFLQDASLQNITGNTDISQLNGDVIQNPQNYSPQQKAAVMVKLMETLVDVQAGGSDKLRNVDKTVAALQQDIQKLASDPDTAAYLQKTVPPEMQQMSGQFQQAGGISTAGSGADDGTDGATATGGNGQSAGQTIDDVHRGLSDAKTVTDTLSDLAKGDGFMGLGGDSAAAEAAGAAATGGAEGAAEGAAAGAEAAEGAAAGVEGGAAAAEGVAGAVGGALAAAAPVMAVGAAVVGVAGIIFAIVEAVKKHNDQKKFASNVNPTLQQFGIPLPS, from the coding sequence ATGACGGGCGTGGCAGACCCGTCGAGCAGCCTGCAGGCCGGCATGCAGCAGCTCGAACAGATCGACTCGCAACTGCAGCAGATGGTGCGCGCGCTGGTGTCGTCCGCGCAGCAGCAGGACGCCGGCGGCGCGTCGGGCAGCAGCGACGCGGCGCCGTCGGGCGGCCTGCAGATGCCGCAAACCGATGCCGCCTCGCTGCCGCAGGACGGCACGCCGGGCGGCACCGACGCGACGGGCGCGGGGGCGGGAGCGGGTGCCGCGAGCGGCGCGGCGACCGATGACGGCAAGTACGCGGCGCTCGACAGCTACAGCCAGGCCAACGACCAGTCCGATCTCTCGAAGTGGGCCGATCTCGCGCCGCCCGACCAGGGTGCCTCGCTCGAGCGTCCGCTCGCGGCGATGCAGATCCTGAGCGGCAAGGCCGGCCCGGACGGCCAGCCGCCGACCGACGCGCAGAAGGCCGCGGCGATGCAGTTCGTGAACGACAACCCGTCGCTGAAGACGGCGCTGCAGAACACCGGCGCGCTGAAGTCCGACGGCACCGTCGACACGAAGAAGATGGACAAGTTCATGGGCCAGGTCAGCACCAACCTCGACCAGGCCGACTCCGACATCAAGGACTACATGAAGAAGCATCCCGACGCGGATGCCGATTCGGTGAACGTCGAGCGTTCGGCGGGCCTGCTCAAGGCCTACAACGCGATCGCCGGCGAGTCCGAGGGCCACAAGTCGCACGGCAAGAACGGCAACAACTACACCAACGGCGGCAAGAGCGGCGGCGGCCTGACCACCCAGAAACAGATCCAGGACCTGCAGAACGACGCGGGCTTCAGCTCGTCGCTGAAGGCGGCCGCGCAGGCGTTCGGCTCGGACGGCGGCTTCGACGACCTGGACCGCAGCGGCGACGACAAGGCCACCAACAAGCGCGACCAGATCTACTCGACCAACAACATCGACAACTTCCTGAAGAAGGACGCGCCGACCACCCAGGCCGGCTCGCAGCAGTTCCTGCAGGACGCGAGCCTGCAGAACATCACCGGCAACACCGACATCAGCCAGCTCAACGGCGACGTGATCCAGAACCCGCAGAACTACTCGCCGCAACAGAAGGCGGCGGTGATGGTGAAGCTGATGGAGACGCTGGTGGACGTGCAGGCCGGCGGCTCGGACAAGCTGCGCAACGTCGACAAGACGGTGGCCGCGCTCCAGCAGGACATCCAGAAGCTGGCGAGCGACCCGGACACGGCGGCCTACCTGCAGAAGACGGTGCCGCCCGAGATGCAGCAGATGTCGGGCCAGTTCCAGCAGGCGGGCGGCATCAGCACGGCCGGCAGCGGCGCCGACGACGGCACCGATGGCGCCACGGCCACGGGCGGCAACGGCCAGTCGGCCGGCCAGACCATCGACGACGTGCATCGCGGCCTGAGCGACGCGAAGACGGTCACCGACACGCTGAGCGATCTCGCCAAGGGTGACGGCTTCATGGGCCTGGGCGGCGACAGCGCGGCGGCCGAGGCGGCCGGCGCGGCGGCAACGGGCGGCGCGGAAGGCGCGGCCGAGGGCGCGGCGGCCGGTGCCGAGGCGGCCGAAGGCGCGGCGGCCGGTGTCGAAGGCGGCGCGGCGGCGGCCGAGGGCGTGGCCGGCGCGGTTGGCGGCGCGCTCGCGGCGGCGGCACCGGTGATGGCGGTGGGCGCGGCCGTGGTCGGCGTGGCCGGCATCATCTTCGCGATCGTCGAGGCCGTGAAGAAGCACAACGACCAGAAGAAGTTCGCGTCGAACGTGAATCCGACGCTGCAGCAGTTCGGTATTCCGCTGCCGTCCTGA
- a CDS encoding GNAT family N-acetyltransferase, translating into MRNLVFDRHDEVMHFVAARTGEARYDDAKAIGLAKDGELVAGVVFQGHNGPNLLMHFALDGSRHLITAAFVAAAFLYPFAMLGCRRVTGLVRVDNPDAQRLDEHLGFVREGVMRGAASDGTDFILYGMLRDECRYIRGRYLKAFLKETEAIPDAERVVQPQREAA; encoded by the coding sequence ATGCGCAATCTGGTATTCGACCGCCACGACGAAGTCATGCACTTCGTCGCGGCGCGCACCGGCGAGGCGCGCTACGACGACGCCAAGGCGATCGGGCTCGCGAAGGACGGCGAGCTGGTGGCCGGCGTGGTGTTCCAGGGGCACAACGGGCCGAACCTGCTGATGCATTTCGCGCTCGACGGCTCGCGCCACCTGATCACGGCGGCGTTCGTGGCCGCCGCGTTCCTCTATCCGTTCGCGATGCTCGGCTGCCGCCGCGTGACGGGGCTGGTGCGCGTGGACAACCCCGACGCGCAGCGCCTCGACGAGCATCTCGGCTTCGTGCGCGAGGGCGTGATGCGCGGCGCGGCCAGCGACGGCACCGACTTCATCCTGTACGGGATGCTGCGCGACGAGTGCCGCTATATTCGCGGGCGCTACCTGAAGGCGTTTCTGAAGGAAACCGAAGCGATTCCGGATGCGGAGAGGGTGGTGCAGCCGCAGCGCGAGGCTGCGTAG
- the panE gene encoding 2-dehydropantoate 2-reductase: protein MRILVVGAGATGGYFGGRLAAAGRDVTFLVREGRARALARDGLVIRSPHAGDLTLAGVNTVQAGDAARAGAFDLVFLSCKAYGLDDAIDSFAPFVGPDTLILPVLNGMRHLDVLQARFGRERVLGGLCMIASTLDAGQRIVHLNDSQAVGFGDLAGGMPARVRAITETFSGAGFDVLPSDDIVARMWDKWTFLATLAAATTLMRASIGDILAAPDGRQLLEALYAETGAIAAHHGYPPPAATHERSRRILFTPSAMTASMLRDVENRSRVEADHVIGDLLARAPSEPGTGGLSLLRVAYNHLKAYEARIAREAANA, encoded by the coding sequence ATGCGGATTCTGGTGGTGGGCGCGGGCGCGACGGGCGGCTATTTCGGCGGACGGCTGGCGGCGGCCGGACGTGACGTGACGTTTCTCGTGCGCGAGGGCCGCGCCCGCGCGCTGGCGCGCGACGGCCTCGTGATCCGCAGCCCGCACGCCGGGGACCTGACGCTCGCCGGCGTGAACACGGTGCAGGCCGGCGACGCCGCGCGCGCCGGCGCGTTCGACCTGGTGTTCCTGAGCTGCAAGGCCTACGGCCTCGACGACGCGATCGACTCGTTCGCGCCGTTCGTCGGCCCCGACACGCTGATCCTGCCGGTGCTCAACGGCATGCGCCACCTCGACGTGCTGCAGGCCCGCTTCGGCCGCGAGCGTGTGCTGGGCGGCCTCTGCATGATCGCCTCGACGCTCGACGCCGGGCAGCGCATCGTCCACCTGAACGACTCGCAGGCGGTGGGCTTCGGCGATCTCGCCGGCGGCATGCCGGCGCGCGTGCGGGCGATCACCGAGACGTTCTCGGGCGCGGGCTTCGACGTGCTGCCGAGCGACGACATCGTCGCCCGCATGTGGGACAAGTGGACCTTCCTCGCCACGCTCGCGGCGGCCACCACGCTGATGCGCGCCTCGATCGGCGACATCCTCGCGGCGCCGGACGGCCGGCAGCTGCTCGAGGCGCTCTATGCCGAAACCGGCGCGATCGCCGCGCATCACGGCTACCCGCCGCCCGCCGCCACCCACGAGCGGTCGCGGCGGATCCTGTTCACGCCGTCGGCGATGACGGCCTCGATGCTGCGCGACGTAGAGAACCGCTCGCGCGTGGAGGCCGACCACGTGATCGGCGACCTGCTCGCGCGCGCGCCCTCCGAGCCGGGCACGGGCGGCCTGTCGCTACTGCGCGTCGCCTACAACCACCTGAAGGCCTACGAGGCGCGTATCGCGCGCGAAGCCGCGAACGCCTGA
- a CDS encoding 3-methyl-2-oxobutanoate dehydrogenase (2-methylpropanoyl-transferring) subunit alpha: MSQYGPLKLHVPEPTGRPGCKTDFSYLQLSPAGKVRRPPIDVTPVDTSDLAHGLVRVLDDDGRAVGPWAPELDRERLRAGMHAMLKTRVFDSRMLIAQRQRKISFYMQSLGEEAIGTAHTFALDNGDMCFPSYRQQSILITREVPLVELMCQLMSNERDPLKGRQLPVMYSNRAAGFFTISGNLATQFIQAVGWAMASAIKGDTRIASAWIGDGATAEADFHTALTFAHVYRAPVILNVVNNQWAISTFQAIAGGEGATFAGRGVGCGIASLRVDGNDFLAVYAASRWAAERARRNLGPTLIEWVTYRAGPHSTSDDPSKYRPGDDWTHFPLGDPIERFKRHLIREGIWSEQEHADLKGVLEAEVIAAQKEAERFGTLGDDRVADVASFFEDVYKDMPEHLRRQRQQLGV, translated from the coding sequence ATGAGCCAATACGGGCCATTGAAATTGCATGTACCGGAGCCGACCGGGCGACCGGGCTGCAAAACCGATTTTTCCTATCTGCAACTTTCCCCGGCCGGCAAGGTGCGCAGGCCGCCGATCGACGTCACGCCGGTCGATACCAGCGATCTGGCCCATGGCCTGGTGCGGGTGCTCGACGACGACGGACGCGCGGTCGGTCCCTGGGCACCCGAACTCGATCGCGAGCGGCTGCGCGCCGGCATGCATGCCATGCTCAAGACGCGCGTGTTCGATTCGCGGATGCTGATCGCGCAGCGCCAGCGCAAGATCTCGTTCTACATGCAGAGCCTGGGCGAGGAGGCGATCGGCACCGCGCACACCTTCGCGCTCGACAACGGCGACATGTGCTTTCCGAGCTACCGCCAGCAAAGCATCCTGATCACGCGCGAGGTGCCGCTCGTCGAGCTGATGTGCCAGCTGATGTCGAACGAGCGCGATCCGCTGAAGGGCCGCCAGCTGCCGGTGATGTACTCGAACCGCGCGGCCGGCTTCTTCACGATCTCGGGCAACCTCGCCACCCAGTTCATCCAGGCGGTGGGCTGGGCGATGGCCTCGGCGATCAAGGGCGACACGCGCATCGCGTCGGCCTGGATCGGCGACGGCGCCACCGCCGAGGCGGACTTCCACACCGCGCTGACCTTCGCGCACGTCTACCGCGCGCCGGTGATCCTCAACGTGGTCAACAACCAGTGGGCGATCTCGACGTTCCAGGCGATCGCGGGCGGCGAGGGCGCGACCTTCGCCGGGCGCGGCGTGGGCTGCGGGATCGCCTCGCTGCGCGTGGACGGCAACGACTTCCTGGCGGTTTACGCGGCCTCGCGCTGGGCCGCCGAGCGCGCGCGGCGCAACCTCGGCCCGACGCTGATCGAATGGGTCACCTACCGCGCCGGCCCGCATTCGACCTCGGACGATCCGTCGAAGTACCGCCCCGGCGACGACTGGACCCATTTCCCGCTCGGTGATCCGATCGAGCGCTTCAAGCGCCACCTGATCCGCGAGGGCATCTGGTCCGAGCAGGAGCATGCCGACCTGAAGGGCGTGCTCGAGGCCGAGGTGATCGCCGCGCAGAAGGAGGCGGAGCGCTTCGGCACGCTCGGCGACGACCGCGTCGCCGACGTGGCGAGCTTCTTCGAGGATGTCTACAAGGACATGCCGGAACACCTGCGGCGCCAGCGCCAGCAACTCGGAGTCTGA